The following are encoded in a window of bacterium genomic DNA:
- a CDS encoding lamin tail domain-containing protein: protein MVLLGVPISVLAQVSIVEIMYDLEGSDSGREWVEVFNGGGSDVDLFDWRFFEGETNHKLTTVQGGSALAPGGYAVIADNATQFLGDHAGFSGVLFDSSFSLGNTGELLALRDGALADTDSVTYSSEWGAVGDGLSLQKSGGSWIAASPTPGAANATTPVPAPTSGGGSSSGGSSAGTGGSSESGSTPPAGGGTSSGSTGGGSLSAAKPEISARTSGPSAVTVGALAEFRGEAIGFKGEPLENARLIWNFGDGSSGEGRAVLHSWRHPGEYVVVLSLASGEYTATARLTVRAAAAALTISAVAEGASGFIELTNEGKQDVDLSAWRLHAGERHFTFPKNTILVAGAALRFGAETTGLVVARGEQVALLYPNGSIVVEYKWPAFPSAGVSVDGSAAFIGAVTERVVAAAASSASATDAQTTSRSPASRQPTRPSSGRAPTVVPYIAPEPTTSARESSTTNTDAASAAGLTGIGALDLPPPAAGCEGAAGGAFFSGRLGMYLAALGGLTALGVLAFLASRARALEVAPVSEADGYEIVEE from the coding sequence ATGGTACTGCTCGGCGTGCCTATAAGCGTGCTCGCGCAGGTCTCGATTGTTGAGATTATGTATGACCTTGAGGGGTCCGACAGCGGCCGTGAGTGGGTGGAGGTATTTAACGGCGGCGGCAGCGACGTTGACCTTTTCGATTGGCGGTTTTTCGAGGGAGAAACGAACCATAAGCTCACTACTGTCCAAGGCGGGAGTGCGCTTGCGCCGGGCGGCTACGCCGTCATCGCAGATAACGCGACGCAATTTTTGGGAGACCACGCGGGTTTTTCCGGTGTGCTTTTTGACAGTTCGTTTTCGCTCGGCAACACCGGCGAGTTGCTTGCACTCCGCGATGGTGCGCTTGCGGACACTGACTCAGTTACTTACTCGAGCGAGTGGGGTGCCGTAGGTGATGGACTCTCGCTTCAGAAAAGTGGTGGAAGTTGGATTGCGGCTTCTCCGACACCTGGGGCGGCGAACGCGACGACGCCTGTGCCCGCGCCGACTTCTGGCGGCGGGTCTTCAAGTGGGGGTAGTAGTGCAGGGACGGGTGGGTCATCTGAGAGTGGTTCAACGCCGCCTGCGGGCGGCGGGACGAGCAGTGGTAGTACAGGAGGCGGCTCTCTATCTGCGGCCAAGCCCGAGATCAGCGCCCGCACGAGCGGTCCGAGCGCGGTCACTGTGGGGGCGCTTGCCGAGTTTAGAGGAGAGGCGATCGGATTCAAGGGCGAGCCGCTCGAGAACGCGCGGTTAATCTGGAATTTTGGCGACGGATCGAGCGGTGAAGGCCGCGCCGTGCTCCACTCGTGGCGTCACCCGGGGGAATACGTCGTGGTGCTCTCTCTGGCCTCGGGTGAATACACGGCGACGGCGCGTCTTACGGTACGCGCGGCGGCAGCAGCGCTTACGATTAGCGCAGTCGCGGAGGGGGCCTCCGGATTCATTGAATTGACAAACGAAGGGAAGCAGGATGTTGACCTCTCAGCGTGGCGGTTGCATGCGGGGGAGAGACACTTTACGTTTCCGAAAAATACGATCCTTGTGGCCGGTGCCGCGCTTCGTTTTGGGGCTGAGACGACGGGACTTGTGGTTGCGCGCGGCGAGCAAGTTGCACTTTTGTACCCAAACGGCTCGATTGTAGTCGAGTACAAGTGGCCTGCGTTTCCGAGCGCGGGCGTTAGTGTGGACGGGAGTGCGGCTTTCATTGGGGCAGTCACGGAGCGTGTCGTTGCGGCGGCTGCGTCATCGGCGTCGGCGACCGATGCTCAAACCACGTCGCGTTCGCCTGCATCGCGCCAGCCGACGCGGCCGTCGAGCGGGCGAGCGCCGACCGTGGTGCCGTACATCGCCCCCGAGCCCACGACGAGTGCGCGAGAGAGTTCGACTACGAACACCGACGCAGCGTCGGCGGCTGGCCTTACAGGAATCGGTGCGCTTGATTTGCCTCCGCCAGCCGCTGGCTGCGAGGGTGCCGCCGGCGGTGCGTTTTTTAGCGGCAGGCTCGGTATGTATCTCGCTGCGCTTGGCGGACTCACCGCGCTCGGCGTTCTCGCTTTCCTCGCCTCGCGCGCGAGAGCGCTTGAGGTAGCGCCGGTGAGTGAGGCGGACGGGTACGAAATTGTGGAGGAGTAA